The Amycolatopsis sp. DG1A-15b genome window below encodes:
- a CDS encoding glucose PTS transporter subunit EIIB — translation MADDRPEKILAALGGTGNLTEIEGCITRLRCEVEDMSLVDEGALKKAGAMGVVKMGSTALQVIVGPEADTIASDIEDLL, via the coding sequence ATGGCGGATGACAGGCCCGAAAAGATCCTCGCCGCACTCGGCGGCACGGGGAACCTCACCGAGATCGAGGGCTGCATCACGCGGCTGCGCTGCGAGGTCGAGGACATGAGCCTCGTCGACGAGGGCGCGCTCAAGAAGGCCGGCGCCATGGGCGTGGTCAAGATGGGGTCGACGGCCCTGCAGGTGATCGTCGGGCCGGAGGCGGACACCATCGCCAGCGACATCGAGGACCTGCTGTGA
- a CDS encoding Rieske (2Fe-2S) protein: MTAELHSRRTVLSTGAAVAGAAVGAVALTACSSEPNAKSGTAQAPIAAGTPLVALAEVPIGQAKAAKAPDGSDVIVARTSESACAAFSAVCTHQGCTVTPKGADLVCPCHGSVFNALTGEVKQGPANKPLPSVPVKVENGKVVTG, translated from the coding sequence ATGACAGCCGAACTGCACTCCCGCCGCACCGTCCTGTCCACCGGTGCCGCCGTCGCCGGTGCCGCCGTCGGCGCCGTCGCCCTCACCGCCTGCTCGTCGGAGCCGAACGCCAAGTCGGGCACCGCGCAGGCGCCGATCGCCGCCGGAACGCCGCTGGTCGCGCTCGCCGAAGTCCCGATCGGGCAGGCGAAGGCGGCGAAGGCCCCGGACGGGTCCGACGTGATCGTGGCCCGGACGTCCGAGTCGGCCTGCGCCGCGTTCAGCGCCGTGTGCACGCACCAGGGCTGCACTGTCACGCCGAAGGGCGCCGATCTGGTCTGCCCGTGCCACGGTTCGGTGTTCAACGCGCTCACCGGCGAGGTCAAGCAGGGCCCGGCGAACAAGCCGCTGCCGTCGGTGCCGGTCAAGGTCGAGAACGGGAAGGTCGTCACCGGCTGA
- a CDS encoding Xaa-Pro peptidase family protein, with amino-acid sequence MPETHGRRRAALRGLLTGAGVDALLVTDLLNIRYLTGFTGSNAAVLLHAGGDDKTLFCTDGRYTTQSAAEVPDLETVVDRASAAALVARAAGDTKTYGRLGFESQHVSVETYEALRERVPLKRTPGLVEQLREVKDEAEVEALRQACAAADRALDDLVAAGGLRPGRTELEIARDLENRMLEHGSSAPSFASIVAAGAHSAIPHHQPTHAELERGDFVKLDFGATVDGYHSDMTRTFVLGEPADWQREVYDLVHAAQAAGVAAVVPGTEVSDVDAAARTVIADAGHGEHFAHGLGHGVGLQIHEAPSFAATGVGTLAAGMAVTVEPGVYLAGRGGVRIEDTLVVRAGEPELLTLSTKNLVVV; translated from the coding sequence GTGCCTGAAACCCATGGACGACGCCGGGCGGCGCTACGCGGGCTCCTGACCGGAGCCGGTGTCGATGCGCTGCTGGTCACCGATCTGCTGAACATCCGTTACCTGACCGGGTTCACCGGCTCGAACGCCGCCGTTCTCCTGCACGCCGGCGGCGACGACAAGACGCTCTTCTGCACCGACGGCCGCTACACCACCCAGTCGGCCGCCGAGGTGCCCGATCTCGAGACCGTCGTCGACCGGGCCAGTGCCGCCGCCCTCGTCGCCCGGGCCGCCGGGGACACCAAGACCTACGGGCGGCTCGGGTTCGAGAGCCAGCACGTCAGCGTCGAGACCTACGAAGCGCTCCGGGAGCGGGTGCCCCTGAAGCGGACGCCCGGCCTCGTCGAGCAGCTGCGCGAAGTCAAGGACGAAGCCGAGGTCGAAGCGCTGCGCCAGGCGTGCGCCGCCGCCGACCGGGCGCTGGACGACCTGGTCGCCGCCGGGGGGCTGCGGCCCGGGCGGACGGAGCTGGAAATCGCCCGTGACCTGGAGAACCGGATGCTGGAGCACGGCTCTTCGGCACCCAGCTTCGCCTCCATCGTCGCCGCCGGCGCGCACTCCGCCATCCCGCACCACCAGCCGACGCACGCCGAGCTCGAGCGCGGCGACTTCGTCAAGCTGGACTTCGGCGCCACCGTCGACGGCTACCACTCCGACATGACCCGCACCTTCGTCCTCGGCGAGCCCGCGGACTGGCAGCGGGAGGTGTACGACCTCGTGCACGCCGCCCAGGCGGCCGGGGTCGCCGCCGTCGTGCCGGGCACCGAGGTGTCCGATGTGGACGCCGCCGCCCGGACGGTGATCGCGGACGCGGGCCACGGCGAGCACTTCGCGCACGGCCTCGGGCACGGCGTCGGCCTGCAGATCCACGAGGCGCCCAGCTTCGCCGCGACGGGCGTCGGTACACTGGCCGCCGGTATGGCGGTCACCGTCGAGCCCGGCGTGTACCTGGCGGGGCGCGGTGGCGTGCGCATCGAGGACACGCTCGTCGTGCGGGCGGGGGAGCCCGAACTCCTCACCCTGAGCACCAAGAACCTCGTGGTCGTCTGA
- a CDS encoding shikimate kinase has translation MSPRAVIVGPPGSGKSTVGPLLAQALGVEFRDSDDDIVARAGRSISDIFAEDGEPAFRALEEEAVATALAEHEGVLSLGGGAPLTPGTRARLAEHTVVFLNVGLAAGVRRTGLSSARPLLAGVNPRATFKKLLDERVPVYRGVATVEIVTDDRTPPEIVAHLVAELAAPAEAKE, from the coding sequence GTGAGTCCGCGCGCGGTGATCGTCGGGCCGCCCGGCTCGGGCAAGAGCACGGTCGGCCCGCTGCTCGCCCAGGCGCTCGGCGTCGAATTCCGCGACAGCGACGACGACATCGTCGCGCGCGCCGGGCGCAGCATCTCCGACATCTTCGCGGAAGACGGGGAACCCGCCTTCCGCGCGCTGGAAGAGGAAGCGGTCGCCACCGCGCTGGCGGAGCACGAAGGCGTGCTCTCCCTCGGCGGCGGCGCGCCGCTCACCCCGGGCACCCGGGCCCGGCTGGCCGAGCACACCGTCGTGTTCCTCAACGTCGGCTTGGCCGCGGGTGTGCGACGCACCGGCTTGTCGAGTGCGCGGCCGCTGCTGGCCGGGGTGAACCCCCGCGCCACCTTCAAGAAACTGCTCGACGAGCGGGTGCCCGTCTACCGCGGGGTCGCCACCGTCGAGATCGTCACCGACGACCGGACGCCCCCCGAGATCGTCGCGCACCTCGTGGCGGAGCTCGCCGCTCCCGCCGAAGCCAAGGAGTGA
- a CDS encoding sigma-70 family RNA polymerase sigma factor: MGEVAEEALMRALHEEHATALWSYALHLTSGDRIRAEDVVQETLLRAWRSPAVLDQSQGSARAWLFTVARRIAIDGWRSASARSEVTTDRPPDRVVADGTDRAVQGWLVAEALAELSERHREVLLLCYFQGYSVADAALKLGVAEGTVKSRTHYALRALRLVLEERGVTQ, translated from the coding sequence GTGGGAGAGGTCGCCGAAGAGGCGCTCATGCGCGCGCTGCACGAGGAGCACGCGACCGCGCTGTGGTCCTACGCGCTGCACCTGACCTCCGGTGACCGGATCCGCGCCGAGGACGTCGTCCAGGAGACGCTGCTGCGGGCCTGGCGGTCGCCGGCGGTGCTGGACCAGTCGCAGGGTTCGGCGCGGGCGTGGCTGTTCACCGTCGCCCGCCGCATCGCCATCGACGGCTGGCGGTCGGCGTCGGCCCGGTCGGAGGTGACGACCGACCGGCCGCCGGACCGCGTGGTCGCCGACGGCACCGACCGCGCCGTGCAGGGCTGGCTGGTCGCCGAGGCACTGGCCGAGCTGTCGGAACGGCACCGCGAGGTGCTGCTGCTGTGCTACTTCCAGGGGTATTCGGTCGCCGACGCGGCCCTGAAGCTGGGGGTGGCCGAAGGGACGGTCAAGTCGCGCACGCACTACGCGTTGCGCGCACTCCGCCTGGTGCTCGAGGAGAGGGGAGTGACCCAGTGA
- a CDS encoding zf-HC2 domain-containing protein produces MSEDPFATFDAAYVLGALAPEDRQRFEEHLRSCDRCAASVRELAGLPGLLARVESPTTVPDAGPPPPDLLPAVLRRVRRGRRVRVAVTSASAALAVSACVALAVVASAPAPAPFPPAGPPPVAMTALGQFPVRADARLAAFDWGTQVDMSCSYTGGRSGGEYLLVAISRSGTETQLATWKALPDNTARLSIGTALKTPDLAALEIRLAGGLPLLRLAL; encoded by the coding sequence GTGAGCGAAGACCCCTTCGCGACGTTCGACGCCGCATACGTGCTGGGGGCGCTCGCCCCCGAGGACCGGCAGCGCTTCGAGGAGCACCTGCGGTCGTGCGACCGGTGCGCGGCTTCGGTGCGCGAGCTGGCGGGGCTGCCCGGGCTGCTGGCCAGGGTGGAGTCCCCGACGACCGTCCCGGACGCCGGGCCGCCCCCGCCGGACCTGCTGCCGGCGGTGCTCCGCCGCGTCCGGCGCGGCCGCCGGGTCCGCGTCGCGGTGACTTCCGCATCGGCCGCGCTGGCGGTGTCGGCCTGCGTGGCGCTGGCGGTGGTGGCTTCGGCGCCGGCGCCGGCTCCGTTTCCGCCCGCGGGGCCGCCGCCGGTCGCGATGACGGCGCTGGGCCAGTTCCCGGTCCGCGCGGACGCCCGCCTGGCGGCGTTCGACTGGGGCACGCAGGTCGACATGTCGTGCAGCTACACGGGCGGCCGCAGCGGCGGCGAGTACCTCCTCGTGGCGATCTCCCGCTCCGGGACGGAGACGCAGCTGGCGACGTGGAAGGCCCTCCCGGACAACACGGCCCGCCTTTCCATCGGCACGGCGCTCAAGACGCCGGACCTGGCGGCCCTGGAAATCCGCCTGGCGGGCGGACTCCCCCTGCTCCGGCTGGCGTTGTGA
- the aroB gene encoding 3-dehydroquinate synthase — protein sequence MSDPVRIPVATAQPYDVVVGRGLLGDLTEHLADASKIALIHPPTLTATAEAIRDELTAAGLEAHRVEIPDAEDGKALTVAGFCWEVLGRMGLDRRGAVVGLGGGAVTDLAGFVAGTWMRGVRLVNVPTTLLGMVDASVGGKTGINTEAGKNLVGVFHEPSAVFVDLATLETLPPNELVAGMAEVVKAGFIADPRILELIEADPAAALDPAGDVLAELVRRSIRVKADVVAADLRESDLREILNYGHTLGHAIERRERYRWRHGAAVSVGLVFAAELARLAGRLDDATAARHASVLKLLGLPTTYDADALPQLLETMKGDKKTRSGALRFVVLDDLAKPGRLEGPDPVLLAAAYSAIAAEPAGNSGSVLL from the coding sequence GTGTCTGATCCGGTGCGCATCCCGGTGGCCACCGCCCAGCCCTACGACGTCGTGGTCGGGCGCGGCCTGCTCGGCGACCTCACCGAGCACCTGGCCGACGCCTCGAAGATCGCGCTGATCCACCCGCCCACGCTGACCGCCACGGCCGAGGCCATCCGCGACGAGCTCACCGCGGCGGGCCTCGAGGCCCACCGCGTCGAGATCCCGGACGCCGAGGACGGCAAGGCGCTGACCGTCGCGGGCTTCTGCTGGGAGGTGCTCGGCCGGATGGGGCTGGACCGCCGCGGCGCCGTGGTCGGCCTCGGCGGCGGCGCGGTCACCGACCTGGCCGGGTTCGTGGCGGGCACGTGGATGCGCGGGGTCCGGCTGGTCAACGTGCCGACGACGCTGCTCGGCATGGTCGACGCCTCGGTCGGCGGCAAGACCGGCATCAACACCGAGGCCGGCAAGAACCTCGTCGGGGTGTTCCACGAGCCGAGCGCGGTGTTCGTCGACCTCGCGACGCTGGAGACGCTGCCGCCGAACGAGCTCGTCGCCGGGATGGCCGAGGTCGTCAAGGCCGGCTTCATCGCCGACCCGCGGATCCTCGAACTGATCGAGGCCGACCCGGCCGCGGCGCTCGACCCGGCCGGCGACGTCCTGGCCGAGCTGGTCCGCCGGTCGATCCGGGTCAAGGCCGACGTGGTGGCCGCGGACCTGCGCGAGTCCGACCTGCGCGAGATCCTCAACTACGGCCACACCCTCGGCCACGCCATCGAGCGCCGCGAGCGGTACCGGTGGCGCCACGGCGCCGCGGTCAGCGTGGGCCTGGTGTTCGCCGCCGAGCTGGCGCGGCTGGCCGGGCGGCTCGACGACGCCACGGCCGCGCGCCACGCGTCCGTGCTGAAGCTGCTCGGCCTGCCGACGACCTACGACGCCGACGCGCTGCCGCAGCTGCTGGAAACCATGAAGGGCGACAAGAAGACCCGCTCGGGCGCGCTGCGGTTCGTCGTCCTCGACGACCTCGCCAAGCCCGGCCGGCTCGAAGGCCCGGACCCGGTGCTGCTCGCGGCCGCCTACTCGGCGATCGCGGCGGAGCCGGCCGGCAACAGCGGGAGCGTGCTGCTGTGA
- the aroQ gene encoding type II 3-dehydroquinate dehydratase: MKVFVFNGPNLGRLGKREPSVYGSTTHDDLAALCVKTGDELGIEVEVRQTDHEGELVGWLHEAADGGHPVVLNAGAWTHYSIAVRDAAAQLTAPLIELHISNVHKREEFRHHSVLSDIATAVIAGLGVDGYPLALRWLAAHPG, from the coding sequence GTGAAGGTGTTCGTGTTCAACGGCCCCAACCTCGGCCGGCTCGGCAAGCGCGAGCCGTCGGTCTACGGCTCGACGACGCACGACGACCTGGCGGCGCTGTGCGTCAAGACCGGGGACGAGCTGGGGATCGAGGTCGAGGTCCGGCAGACCGACCACGAGGGCGAGCTGGTCGGCTGGCTGCACGAGGCCGCCGACGGCGGGCATCCGGTGGTCCTCAACGCCGGCGCGTGGACGCACTACTCGATCGCGGTGCGCGATGCCGCGGCGCAGCTGACCGCGCCGCTGATCGAGCTGCACATCTCGAACGTGCACAAGCGGGAGGAGTTCCGGCACCACAGCGTGCTGTCGGACATCGCGACGGCCGTCATCGCGGGCCTCGGCGTCGACGGCTACCCGCTCGCCCTGCGCTGGCTGGCCGCGCACCCGGGATGA
- a CDS encoding PTS glucose transporter subunit IIA, with the protein MTFDILSPVAGRVVPITEVPDPVFAQAMVGPGIAVQPAGGRSDAVAPVDGTVATLHPHAYVIATEDGKAVLVHLGIDTVKEKGEGFTLHVVKGEQVRAGQPIVSWDPEAVTAAGYSAIVPVVALDASAEVLSGLDAEREVAAGDRLFAWDA; encoded by the coding sequence GTGACGTTCGACATCCTCAGCCCGGTCGCCGGGCGCGTGGTGCCGATCACCGAGGTTCCCGACCCGGTGTTCGCGCAGGCCATGGTGGGCCCGGGCATCGCGGTGCAGCCCGCGGGCGGCCGGTCGGACGCGGTCGCGCCGGTCGACGGCACGGTGGCGACGCTGCACCCGCACGCCTACGTCATCGCGACCGAGGACGGCAAGGCCGTGCTGGTCCACCTGGGCATCGACACGGTCAAGGAGAAGGGCGAGGGCTTCACGCTGCACGTCGTCAAGGGCGAGCAGGTGCGGGCCGGTCAGCCGATCGTCAGCTGGGACCCGGAGGCGGTGACCGCCGCGGGCTACTCGGCGATCGTCCCGGTCGTCGCGCTGGACGCCTCGGCGGAGGTTTTGTCCGGTTTGGACGCCGAGCGCGAGGTCGCCGCCGGCGACCGGCTGTTCGCCTGGGACGCCTGA
- a CDS encoding GntR family transcriptional regulator: protein MSAAAHVPPPDKVVNGPTPKHAQLREILRRTVERELPPGAPIPSERELAQRYGVSRLTVRSAIGKLVEEGLLARVRGKGTFTAARRMELQLYLMSFTDDMRRRGLTPTTEVVSAATEVPPTASAHALGLAEGASAHHLVRLRHADGVPLAVERGWYHAGRAPGLLGLDLTQSIYAQLAETYGVRPDQAWQTVWAEGADRETARLLGMRAGSPLLVFRRVSRAGGDPIEDITSWYRGDHYQVTMQLDRNTPEPGQPPHYGGSR from the coding sequence ATGAGCGCGGCCGCGCACGTCCCGCCGCCCGACAAGGTTGTCAACGGGCCCACGCCCAAGCACGCCCAGCTGCGGGAAATCCTCCGCCGCACGGTGGAGCGCGAGCTCCCGCCGGGTGCGCCGATCCCGTCGGAACGCGAGCTGGCGCAGCGCTACGGCGTGTCGCGGCTCACGGTCCGGTCGGCGATCGGCAAGCTGGTCGAGGAGGGCCTGCTCGCCCGGGTCCGCGGCAAGGGCACGTTCACCGCGGCCCGGCGGATGGAGCTGCAGCTCTACCTGATGTCGTTCACCGACGACATGCGGAGGCGGGGGCTGACCCCGACGACCGAGGTGGTCTCGGCGGCCACCGAGGTGCCGCCCACCGCCTCGGCACACGCCCTCGGCCTGGCCGAGGGCGCGTCCGCGCACCACCTGGTGCGGTTGCGCCACGCCGACGGCGTGCCCCTGGCCGTCGAGCGCGGCTGGTACCACGCGGGCCGGGCTCCCGGCCTGCTCGGGCTCGACCTGACCCAGTCCATTTACGCGCAACTGGCCGAGACGTACGGTGTGCGTCCCGACCAGGCGTGGCAGACGGTCTGGGCCGAAGGTGCGGACCGCGAGACGGCCCGGCTGCTCGGCATGCGTGCCGGCAGCCCGCTGCTCGTGTTCCGGCGGGTCTCCCGCGCAGGCGGCGACCCGATCGAAGACATCACGTCCTGGTACCGGGGAGATCACTACCAGGTGACCATGCAGTTGGACCGGAACACCCCGGAACCCGGTCAACCACCCCACTATGGAGGATCCAGATGA
- a CDS encoding B-4DMT family transporter: MSAWVIRGLVMAVLHGVAITLLAKYAVYHPTDQTLAVSLALAVLVGAAALWSALDAWRGLPDRGRVWFVSALIAGPVAGILYVIGRAVFVDQTGVSELGGALTGGAAFSALLVLIPAGLGLFVGGRIGRSPESGEEPQG, translated from the coding sequence ATGAGCGCCTGGGTGATTCGCGGACTGGTGATGGCGGTGCTGCACGGAGTGGCCATCACGCTGCTGGCCAAGTACGCCGTCTACCACCCGACCGACCAGACGCTGGCGGTTTCCCTGGCCCTGGCGGTGCTGGTCGGGGCGGCGGCGTTGTGGAGCGCCCTGGACGCGTGGCGCGGCCTGCCCGACCGCGGGCGCGTGTGGTTCGTTTCCGCGCTGATCGCGGGACCGGTCGCGGGGATCCTGTACGTGATCGGCCGGGCGGTGTTCGTGGACCAGACGGGCGTGTCCGAGCTGGGCGGGGCATTGACGGGCGGGGCGGCGTTCTCGGCGCTGCTGGTGCTGATCCCGGCCGGGCTCGGGCTGTTCGTGGGCGGGCGGATCGGGCGGTCGCCGGAGTCGGGCGAGGAGCCGCAGGGGTAG
- a CDS encoding GNAT family N-acetyltransferase — protein sequence MTLLVTPRLTLRPLTEADREAVLKVFADPEMSRFFAADFSDPAVASAMVDRRLAYRGPAGQGHWVIERDGEVIGVAHLRPSWELPGGVPELGYYVASAHAGQGLATEAARALLGHGLGTLGLPAVWALVHERNAASRKVAGRLGFLDVGSGVHYGDLHRVLVALPAAHGRPHHIELWVPDLAGAERSWGWLLGELGWREFQRWPAGVSWRLGGTYLVVEASPALSAADHERTRPGLNHLALHVGTRAQVDDLAARAPDHGWRPLFADRYPHAGGPAHYAAYLENEAGFEVELVAVEGPPAGG from the coding sequence ATGACCCTGCTGGTGACGCCGCGGCTGACGCTGCGGCCGCTGACCGAGGCCGATCGCGAAGCCGTCCTGAAGGTGTTCGCCGACCCGGAGATGAGCCGCTTCTTCGCCGCGGACTTCTCCGACCCGGCCGTGGCGAGCGCGATGGTGGACCGCCGGCTGGCCTACCGCGGCCCGGCGGGCCAGGGCCACTGGGTGATCGAGCGCGACGGCGAGGTGATCGGCGTCGCGCACCTGCGTCCTTCGTGGGAGCTGCCGGGCGGGGTGCCGGAACTGGGGTATTACGTCGCGAGCGCGCACGCGGGGCAGGGCCTGGCCACCGAGGCCGCCCGCGCGCTGCTCGGCCACGGGCTCGGCACGCTCGGGCTCCCGGCGGTGTGGGCGCTGGTCCACGAGCGGAACGCGGCGAGCCGGAAAGTGGCCGGGCGCCTGGGTTTCCTCGACGTCGGCAGCGGCGTCCACTACGGCGACCTGCACCGCGTGCTGGTCGCGCTGCCGGCGGCCCACGGGCGGCCGCACCACATCGAGCTGTGGGTGCCGGACCTCGCCGGAGCCGAGCGCAGCTGGGGCTGGCTGCTCGGCGAGCTGGGCTGGCGCGAATTCCAGCGGTGGCCGGCGGGGGTCAGCTGGCGGCTCGGCGGAACGTACCTGGTGGTCGAGGCGTCGCCGGCGCTGAGCGCGGCGGACCACGAGCGCACCCGGCCGGGCTTGAACCACCTGGCCCTGCACGTGGGCACGCGAGCGCAGGTCGACGACCTGGCGGCCCGCGCGCCGGACCACGGCTGGCGGCCGCTGTTCGCGGACCGGTACCCCCACGCGGGCGGCCCCGCCCACTACGCGGCGTACCTGGAGAACGAAGCCGGGTTCGAGGTCGAACTGGTCGCGGTCGAGGGGCCTCCCGCGGGCGGATGA
- the aroC gene encoding chorismate synthase: MLRWITAGESHGPALAAVLEGMPAGVAVTTADVTEQLARRRLGFGRSPRMGFETDHIEFLGGVRHGRTQGGPVAVQIENAEWPKWEQVMAADPVDPQILEGLARNEPLTRPRPGHADLPGMQKYGFDEARPVLERASARETASRTALGTVARNFLKQLLDVEILSHVVSIGGADAPEGPLPVAADLAAIDESPVRAFSREGTDAMVAEVDAVRKAGDTVGGVIEVLAYGLPPGLGSHVHWDRRLDARLAGALMGVQAMKGVEVGDGFTTARRWGSQAHDEIDRGTGPVGVTRRSNRAGGLEGGITNGEPLRVRVAMKPISTVPKALSTVDVKTGEPAVAIHQRSDVCAVPRAGVVLESVVALVLADAALEKFGGDSLAESKRNAEAYLKALEERW, from the coding sequence ATGTTGCGCTGGATCACCGCAGGTGAATCGCACGGACCCGCGCTGGCCGCCGTGCTCGAAGGCATGCCCGCCGGGGTCGCCGTCACCACCGCCGACGTCACCGAGCAGCTGGCCCGGCGCCGCCTCGGCTTCGGCCGCAGCCCGCGGATGGGCTTCGAGACCGACCACATCGAGTTCCTCGGCGGCGTCCGTCACGGCCGCACCCAGGGTGGCCCGGTCGCGGTGCAGATCGAGAACGCCGAGTGGCCCAAGTGGGAGCAGGTCATGGCGGCCGACCCGGTCGACCCGCAGATCCTCGAAGGCCTCGCGCGCAACGAACCGCTCACCCGGCCCCGCCCCGGCCACGCGGACCTGCCCGGCATGCAGAAGTACGGCTTCGACGAGGCCCGTCCCGTCCTGGAGCGCGCCAGCGCCCGGGAGACGGCGTCGCGGACCGCGCTCGGCACCGTCGCGCGCAACTTCCTGAAGCAGCTGCTCGACGTCGAGATCCTCAGCCACGTCGTCTCGATCGGCGGCGCGGACGCGCCCGAAGGCCCGCTGCCCGTCGCCGCCGACCTGGCCGCCATCGACGAGAGCCCGGTGCGCGCCTTCAGCCGGGAAGGCACCGACGCGATGGTCGCCGAGGTGGACGCCGTGCGGAAGGCGGGCGACACCGTCGGCGGCGTGATCGAGGTCCTCGCCTACGGTCTCCCGCCGGGCCTCGGCTCCCACGTCCACTGGGACCGCCGGCTCGACGCGCGGCTGGCCGGCGCGCTGATGGGCGTCCAGGCGATGAAGGGCGTCGAGGTCGGCGACGGCTTCACGACCGCCCGCCGCTGGGGCAGCCAGGCCCACGACGAGATCGACCGCGGCACCGGCCCGGTCGGCGTCACCCGCCGGTCCAACCGCGCGGGCGGCCTCGAAGGCGGCATCACCAACGGCGAGCCGCTGCGCGTCCGCGTGGCCATGAAGCCGATCTCGACCGTCCCCAAAGCACTGTCCACAGTAGACGTCAAGACGGGTGAGCCCGCGGTCGCGATCCACCAGCGGTCCGACGTCTGCGCGGTGCCTCGCGCCGGGGTCGTGCTGGAGTCGGTGGTGGCGCTCGTCCTCGCCGACGCCGCGCTCGAGAAGTTCGGCGGCGACTCGCTCGCCGAGAGCAAGCGCAACGCCGAGGCGTACCTCAAGGCCCTCGAGGAGCGGTGGTGA
- a CDS encoding beta-xylosidase, translated as MFASVLAGLLLAGCTEGYAQPQAAGAQPAIAGGKTASPPRPTDVDLPSGDPRQSGGVIAAGGADAVYNYGPSVMLDRGQTRMWWCSQYGGAGPAGDDILYAQAPSSDGPFTGPDGGIPAAVFSGAPGQFDGMHTCDPSVLRVGSTYYLYYTGAAGDHALGNSIGLATSADGIHWTRAAGGRPILGPSHDVHRANVYGAGQPSVVYLDGWFYLMFTDTTGRATGDNGAGQFLLRSRDPAFGSGVQALDVGGFVPVASTSAPRARSIVDGFSADLMWVGALAAFVVAHETDGGTTLTFWTADFTEHPYRPVLIPGPWQEGPGLVRRADGHAPLSPADPCDRVPFDVVRATSLGGAAAPTDLRHFGLELRGSRACENPDRVAATFDGVTAPSPERTMDLVRAGARVRVDRRAVAAALAGEVLDRTPAALAALPLATRLRSGAEAVRAPERGAAFVLDGHRWPIPDGGVVDANGSVAHPVTTAQWDGYPPGSSLVG; from the coding sequence CTGTTCGCCAGTGTCCTGGCGGGGCTGCTGCTCGCGGGGTGCACCGAGGGGTACGCCCAGCCGCAGGCGGCCGGGGCGCAACCGGCGATCGCGGGCGGGAAGACCGCCTCGCCGCCGCGGCCCACCGACGTCGATCTCCCTTCGGGTGACCCCCGGCAGAGTGGTGGAGTCATCGCCGCCGGTGGGGCCGACGCCGTCTACAACTACGGACCGTCGGTGATGCTCGACCGGGGGCAGACCCGGATGTGGTGGTGCAGCCAGTACGGCGGCGCCGGGCCGGCCGGGGACGACATCCTCTACGCGCAGGCGCCGTCGTCCGACGGGCCGTTCACCGGACCGGACGGCGGGATCCCGGCCGCCGTGTTCTCCGGGGCGCCCGGGCAGTTCGACGGCATGCACACCTGCGACCCGTCCGTGCTGCGCGTCGGCTCGACGTACTACCTGTACTACACCGGCGCCGCCGGCGACCACGCGCTCGGCAACTCGATCGGGCTCGCGACCAGCGCCGACGGGATCCACTGGACCCGCGCGGCCGGCGGGCGGCCGATCCTCGGGCCCTCGCACGACGTGCACCGCGCGAACGTCTACGGCGCGGGCCAGCCGTCGGTGGTCTACCTCGACGGCTGGTTCTACCTGATGTTCACCGACACCACCGGCCGCGCCACGGGCGACAACGGCGCGGGGCAGTTCCTGCTCCGCTCGCGCGACCCGGCGTTCGGGTCGGGCGTGCAGGCCTTGGACGTCGGCGGGTTCGTGCCGGTGGCGTCGACCTCGGCGCCGCGCGCCCGGTCGATCGTCGACGGGTTCAGCGCGGACCTGATGTGGGTGGGTGCGCTCGCGGCTTTCGTCGTCGCGCACGAGACCGACGGCGGGACGACGCTGACGTTCTGGACCGCGGACTTCACCGAGCACCCGTACCGGCCCGTGCTGATCCCCGGGCCGTGGCAGGAAGGGCCGGGCCTCGTGCGCCGCGCGGACGGGCACGCGCCGCTGTCGCCGGCCGACCCGTGCGACCGGGTGCCGTTCGACGTGGTGCGCGCGACCTCGCTGGGCGGCGCCGCGGCCCCGACCGACCTGCGGCACTTCGGGCTCGAGCTGCGGGGCAGCCGGGCCTGCGAGAACCCCGACCGGGTGGCCGCGACGTTCGACGGCGTGACGGCCCCCTCCCCGGAACGGACGATGGACCTGGTCCGGGCGGGCGCGCGGGTCCGCGTGGACCGCCGCGCGGTGGCGGCGGCGCTGGCCGGCGAGGTCCTCGACCGGACACCGGCGGCGCTGGCGGCGCTCCCGCTGGCGACGCGGCTGCGCTCGGGCGCGGAGGCGGTGCGGGCACCGGAACGCGGCGCGGCCTTCGTGCTGGACGGCCACCGCTGGCCGATCCCCGACGGGGGTGTGGTGGACGCCAACGGCTCGGTGGCCCACCCGGTGACGACGGCCCAGTGGGACGGCTACCCGCCGGGGTCATCGCTGGTGGGGTGA